One genomic region from Gossypium hirsutum isolate 1008001.06 chromosome D13, Gossypium_hirsutum_v2.1, whole genome shotgun sequence encodes:
- the LOC107918353 gene encoding protein LEO1 homolog isoform X2 yields the protein MGEEKRHEMMQNLFGDQSEEEEEIDSEHESNPHPNYASDEAEGVMEPEGEGEGEVEVEGHGEAEVESDGDLRDLEPDPGESEGERVQSSQEVDIGDQREESKAKETDSDEKEDYGQRVVTSRRREVIESGSERSEENHYPDNEDEEVDQTRSLSKSPEEEKDPTHLSHSAAEIRDVFGASDEEEEEAEYAVRHDMEQEEIRSPMEEEGSYGKSPRLEDMVHDEDACYESDDEHVEVKQKEKPVGPPLEVEVPFRPAPAHPTKYESNARFVRWSDGSLQLLIGNEVLDISVQEAQHDQSHLFLRHGKVTISS from the exons ATGGGAGAGGAGAAGCGACACGAGATGATGCAAAACCTCTTCGGCGATCAGTCGGAGGAAGAGGAAGAGATCGATTCCGAACATGAATCAAATCCCCATCCTAATTACGCTTCT GATGAAGCTGAGGGTGTAATGGAGCCTGAGGGTGAAGGCGAAGGTGAAGTTGAAGTGGAGGGACATGGTGAGGCAGAAGTGGAGAGTGATGGTGACCTACGAGATTTAGAACCTGATCCTGGAGAAAGTGAGGGTGAAAGAGTACAAAGCTCCCAAGAAGTGGATATTGGGGATCAAAGGGAAGAAAGTAAGGCAAAAGAGACAGATAGTGATGAAAAAGAAGACTATGGTCAGAGGGTAGTGACTAGCCGGAGAAGGGAAGTAATTGAGAGTGGGTCAGAAAGGTCTGAGGAAAACCATTATCCTGATAACGAAGATGAAGAGGTTGATCAAACTAGAAGCTTGAG TAAGTCACCAGAGGAGGAGAAGGATCCAACTCACCTTTCACATTCAGCTGCTGAAATTCGTGATGTATTTGGTGCTTctgacgaagaagaagaagaagcagaataTGCAGTTCGACATGATATGGAGCAAGAGGAAATT AGATCTCCTATGGAAGAGGAAGGGAGCTATGGGAAGAGTCCAAGACTTGAAGATATGGTGCATGATGAAGATGCTTGTTATGAGTCAGATGACGAACATGTTGAGGTGAAACAAAAAGAGAAGCCAGTTGGACCCCCGTTGGAGGTGGAGGTTCCATTTCGCCCTGCTCCAGCTCATCCAACCAAG TATGAAAGCAATGCTCGCTTTGTGAGATGGTCAGATGGTAGTTTACAGTTGTTAATTGGCAATGAAGTTCTGGACATATCTGTACAAGAGGCACAACATGATCAATCGCACCTTTTTCTTCGACATGGGAAGGTGACTATTTCCTCCTAG
- the LOC107918353 gene encoding protein LEO1 homolog isoform X1, with the protein MGEEKRHEMMQNLFGDQSEEEEEIDSEHESNPHPNYASDEAEGVMEPEGEGEGEVEVEGHGEAEVESDGDLRDLEPDPGESEGERVQSSQEVDIGDQREESKAKETDSDEKEDYGQRVVTSRRREVIESGSERSEENHYPDNEDEEVDQTRSLSKSPEEEKDPTHLSHSAAEIRDVFGASDEEEEEAEYAVRHDMEQEEIRSPMEEEGSYGKSPRLEDMVHDEDACYESDDEHVEVKQKEKPVGPPLEVEVPFRPAPAHPTKMNMIKVSNIMGIDPKPFDPKTYVEEDTFVTDESGSKKRIRLENNIVRWRTVRKKDGTTSYESNARFVRWSDGSLQLLIGNEVLDISVQEAQHDQSHLFLRHGKVTISS; encoded by the exons ATGGGAGAGGAGAAGCGACACGAGATGATGCAAAACCTCTTCGGCGATCAGTCGGAGGAAGAGGAAGAGATCGATTCCGAACATGAATCAAATCCCCATCCTAATTACGCTTCT GATGAAGCTGAGGGTGTAATGGAGCCTGAGGGTGAAGGCGAAGGTGAAGTTGAAGTGGAGGGACATGGTGAGGCAGAAGTGGAGAGTGATGGTGACCTACGAGATTTAGAACCTGATCCTGGAGAAAGTGAGGGTGAAAGAGTACAAAGCTCCCAAGAAGTGGATATTGGGGATCAAAGGGAAGAAAGTAAGGCAAAAGAGACAGATAGTGATGAAAAAGAAGACTATGGTCAGAGGGTAGTGACTAGCCGGAGAAGGGAAGTAATTGAGAGTGGGTCAGAAAGGTCTGAGGAAAACCATTATCCTGATAACGAAGATGAAGAGGTTGATCAAACTAGAAGCTTGAG TAAGTCACCAGAGGAGGAGAAGGATCCAACTCACCTTTCACATTCAGCTGCTGAAATTCGTGATGTATTTGGTGCTTctgacgaagaagaagaagaagcagaataTGCAGTTCGACATGATATGGAGCAAGAGGAAATT AGATCTCCTATGGAAGAGGAAGGGAGCTATGGGAAGAGTCCAAGACTTGAAGATATGGTGCATGATGAAGATGCTTGTTATGAGTCAGATGACGAACATGTTGAGGTGAAACAAAAAGAGAAGCCAGTTGGACCCCCGTTGGAGGTGGAGGTTCCATTTCGCCCTGCTCCAGCTCATCCAACCAAG ATGAACATGATCAAAGTTTCAAATATAATGGGCATTGACCCAAAACCATTTGATCCCAAGACATATGTTGAGGAGGATACATTTGTAACAGATGAGTCTGGCTCAAAAAAACGTATTAGGTTGGAGAACAATATTGTACGTTGGAGGACCGTCagaaagaaagatggcacaacaTCA TATGAAAGCAATGCTCGCTTTGTGAGATGGTCAGATGGTAGTTTACAGTTGTTAATTGGCAATGAAGTTCTGGACATATCTGTACAAGAGGCACAACATGATCAATCGCACCTTTTTCTTCGACATGGGAAGGTGACTATTTCCTCCTAG